Proteins found in one Balneola sp. genomic segment:
- a CDS encoding acetyl-CoA C-acyltransferase produces MDMSTAYIVAAKRTACGKANKGSLRFTYPDTLGGEVIKDLLKEVPSLDSAQVDDVIMGCAFPEASQGLNIARQIAFLGGLPDSVPGVTVNRFCSSGLQTIAMASERIIAGGADVIIAGGVESMSMVPMGGLSFQPNPTLVDNRPEVYISMGLTAENVAEKYGISRENQDAFALQSHMRSIAAWENGKFDNQITTVQVEEKKITAEGELVKEIFSFSKDEGPRADTSVEVLSGLRAVFKAGGSVTAGNSSQMNDAAAAVLVMSEEKVKELGLTPIARYVGFDVAGVAPEYMGIGPVEAVPKVLKRTGVNKNSIDLIELNEAFAAQSLAVIRELELDQEITNVNGGAIAMGHPLGCTGAKLTTQILHEMQSRNSKYGMVTMCIGGGMGAAGIFENLN; encoded by the coding sequence ATTGATATGAGTACTGCATATATCGTAGCAGCAAAAAGAACTGCGTGTGGAAAAGCAAACAAAGGATCCCTTAGATTTACCTATCCCGATACACTAGGGGGTGAAGTAATTAAAGACCTTCTTAAAGAAGTTCCTTCATTGGATTCGGCTCAAGTAGATGATGTGATAATGGGGTGTGCATTTCCCGAGGCCTCTCAAGGATTAAATATAGCACGGCAAATTGCTTTTCTGGGAGGTCTTCCGGATTCGGTTCCCGGAGTCACAGTAAATCGTTTTTGTTCATCCGGACTGCAAACCATAGCGATGGCTTCTGAGCGAATAATAGCAGGAGGGGCAGATGTAATTATCGCTGGTGGGGTAGAGTCAATGAGTATGGTTCCTATGGGAGGATTATCGTTTCAACCTAATCCAACGTTAGTAGATAATCGCCCGGAAGTATATATCAGCATGGGGCTTACAGCTGAAAATGTTGCTGAGAAATATGGCATTAGCCGTGAAAATCAGGACGCCTTCGCATTGCAAAGTCATATGCGATCTATAGCTGCTTGGGAGAATGGGAAGTTTGATAACCAGATCACTACGGTTCAGGTTGAAGAGAAAAAAATTACAGCCGAAGGAGAGTTAGTCAAAGAAATTTTTTCCTTCTCAAAAGATGAAGGCCCAAGGGCTGATACTTCTGTAGAAGTATTAAGTGGACTGAGAGCAGTTTTTAAAGCAGGTGGATCTGTTACTGCTGGTAATTCCTCACAAATGAATGATGCGGCAGCTGCTGTATTAGTGATGAGCGAAGAAAAAGTAAAAGAACTTGGTCTAACTCCTATAGCCCGGTATGTAGGTTTTGATGTGGCAGGGGTAGCGCCGGAATATATGGGTATTGGGCCTGTTGAGGCAGTTCCCAAAGTTTTGAAAAGGACAGGGGTTAATAAAAATAGCATTGACTTAATTGAACTAAATGAAGCGTTTGCTGCTCAGTCATTGGCCGTGATTAGGGAGTTGGAGCTGGATCAGGAAATCACAAATGTAAACGGCGGGGCAATTGCGATGGGGCATCCTCTGGGATGTACCGGAGCCAAGCTAACCACTCAGATCTTACACGAAATGCAATCTCGAAACTCTAAATATGGCATGGTTACTATGTGTATAGGTGGGGGAATGGGAGCTGCGGGTATTTTTGAAAATTTAAATTGA
- a CDS encoding SDR family oxidoreductase — MFKEDTLKGKTILITGGGSGLGLAMAKGFTRHGADVAICGRTEEKLQSAVNEISKEKEGAVSRYYIVDVRDHGAVSEMISKVISDYGSLEGLVNNAAGNFLSASEDLSPGGFKAIVDIVLHGSFNCTHAFGNYLINEGKEGAILNIVTTYAESTGCAFVLPSACSKAGVLTMTRSLGYEWAEYGIRVNAIAPGPFPTEGAWSRLVPGKDAEALFLKKIPMKRYGKHEELANLATFLMSDLAPYITGESVVIDGGERLQAGQFNFISELMSRDDLKKAFKSIRPK, encoded by the coding sequence ATGTTTAAAGAAGATACACTAAAGGGAAAAACCATTTTAATTACTGGAGGAGGAAGTGGCCTGGGTTTGGCAATGGCAAAAGGTTTTACCAGGCATGGAGCTGATGTTGCTATTTGTGGAAGAACCGAAGAAAAATTGCAATCAGCTGTTAATGAAATTAGTAAGGAAAAGGAGGGAGCAGTTTCAAGATATTATATAGTGGATGTGAGAGATCATGGAGCAGTAAGTGAAATGATTTCAAAAGTAATTTCGGATTATGGTTCCCTTGAGGGTCTTGTCAATAATGCTGCTGGTAACTTCCTTTCTGCATCTGAGGACTTATCTCCTGGAGGGTTCAAGGCCATTGTGGATATAGTACTTCACGGAAGTTTTAATTGTACACATGCATTTGGTAATTATCTAATTAATGAAGGCAAAGAAGGAGCAATTTTAAATATTGTGACCACTTATGCGGAAAGCACAGGATGTGCATTTGTACTTCCATCGGCTTGCAGCAAAGCAGGGGTGCTTACTATGACTCGATCTCTTGGCTATGAATGGGCTGAGTATGGCATTAGGGTGAATGCAATTGCTCCTGGTCCATTTCCAACGGAAGGGGCGTGGTCTCGATTAGTACCTGGGAAAGATGCAGAGGCATTATTTTTAAAGAAAATTCCAATGAAGAGATATGGAAAACATGAGGAACTCGCTAATTTAGCTACGTTCCTCATGTCTGACCTCGCTCCTTATATAACTGGAGAATCTGTTGTAATTGATGGAGGAGAGCGGCTTCAAGCTGGGCAGTTTAACTTTATTAGTGAGTTAATGTCACGAGATGATTTAAAAAAAGCATTTAAATCAATCAGGCCTAAGTAA
- a CDS encoding PspC domain-containing protein, protein MPAKLRKSKKDKMIAGVCSGLAEYLGWDPTIVRILFIGAAFFSYGSPVLIYFILAIVMPD, encoded by the coding sequence ATGCCTGCTAAGTTAAGAAAATCCAAGAAGGACAAGATGATCGCCGGGGTATGTAGTGGTCTAGCAGAATATCTGGGATGGGATCCTACTATTGTACGGATTCTTTTTATTGGCGCTGCTTTCTTTTCATATGGTTCGCCCGTTCTTATCTATTTTATTTTAGCCATAGTAATGCCTGATTAA
- a CDS encoding TonB family protein, translated as MQALYDFLQQTGLQSLDVFWFPLLIWTSIAIIVFLALSSSNKLNPLYHYHLRAATLVAIPLGLVTAFGVHFFVSNTSSTQPFDPALFIVETPQTFLLENSVGSAEVVNLNWFEPNFLLGVLTMILGIVSVIMIIRLAISYYRLKALYRGLFKTSLSNINEFRGTSFQNVKVSFIEHPLVPFTFGWKHPVIVLPKRIESKPKKIEMAIRHELVHIRRGDYLLQLFLSVIESLFWFHPLIKFGAREIETYREISCDQEVLNTTDVSLKKYASMLYELLPLNRGLSEFSVSMAVRQSTLKKRLVTMKQHSIYKTSLKRSLVFLSLLLIIITIPIACSDLRAPEGLSYEELEGTSFSMKSITVEINGEEVFSQDGDAGASSSGLSALFINTGEYGVFKISPTRFDEGQLAGEFIGNTARFKINQMDVVISSSSNFLDGISEAELWVTHKAIKIVGPSHGVAAATQTIDQFLGLDGKEISHDDPDVFIVVEEMPQLIGGLSSLQSKVIYPTMAKRAGIEGRVTVQFIVNEQGEVESPEIIRGIGGGADEEALRVVKEAKFSPGIQRGQPVKVKYTLPIVFRLSDSDFTSNNDIVAVLLSYSDNEVKFKITNATSQPLAGATVSVSGTNIGSAANENGVVTLTNLPPGRNEFVITYIGLNTAKVYHEFKE; from the coding sequence ATGCAAGCTTTATATGATTTTCTTCAACAAACCGGTTTACAAAGCTTAGACGTTTTCTGGTTTCCCTTACTCATATGGACTTCTATCGCTATTATTGTTTTTTTGGCTTTAAGCTCCTCAAATAAACTAAACCCTCTCTACCATTATCACTTAAGAGCAGCAACCTTAGTTGCCATACCGCTTGGGTTAGTTACAGCTTTCGGAGTTCATTTCTTTGTATCAAACACTTCTTCGACTCAACCTTTTGATCCAGCTTTATTTATTGTGGAAACTCCGCAAACATTTCTTCTCGAAAATTCTGTTGGAAGTGCCGAGGTAGTAAACCTGAACTGGTTTGAGCCCAACTTCCTTCTTGGTGTCCTTACAATGATTCTTGGAATAGTGAGTGTTATAATGATCATCAGATTGGCTATAAGCTATTATCGCCTTAAAGCTTTATACAGGGGACTGTTCAAAACCAGCTTAAGCAATATCAACGAGTTTAGAGGAACCTCATTTCAAAACGTCAAAGTCTCTTTCATAGAACACCCTTTAGTTCCCTTCACTTTTGGATGGAAACACCCGGTAATAGTACTACCTAAGAGAATTGAATCGAAACCCAAAAAAATAGAAATGGCCATTAGGCATGAGCTAGTTCATATTCGTAGAGGAGATTACTTATTACAATTATTTCTATCCGTTATTGAATCTCTGTTTTGGTTCCATCCACTTATCAAATTTGGTGCCCGAGAAATTGAAACTTACAGAGAGATCTCATGTGACCAGGAAGTATTGAATACAACCGATGTGTCTTTAAAAAAATATGCCTCCATGCTTTATGAGCTTTTACCTCTTAATAGGGGTTTAAGTGAATTCTCAGTGAGTATGGCTGTACGACAATCTACACTTAAAAAACGCCTTGTAACTATGAAACAACATTCTATTTATAAAACCTCGCTTAAACGAAGCTTAGTATTTTTAAGCTTACTGCTAATAATTATAACTATACCTATTGCTTGCTCCGACTTAAGAGCACCTGAAGGTTTGAGTTATGAAGAACTCGAAGGCACTTCGTTTAGCATGAAAAGCATTACTGTTGAAATCAATGGAGAAGAAGTTTTTTCCCAGGATGGAGATGCTGGAGCTAGTTCTTCGGGGCTTTCTGCTCTTTTTATTAATACTGGAGAATATGGAGTATTCAAGATATCCCCAACAAGATTTGATGAAGGCCAGCTCGCAGGAGAATTCATAGGCAATACTGCTCGTTTTAAAATTAATCAAATGGATGTAGTGATTTCATCGAGCTCCAATTTCCTTGATGGCATTTCTGAAGCCGAGTTATGGGTAACTCATAAAGCTATAAAAATAGTAGGGCCTTCTCATGGGGTTGCAGCTGCTACACAGACAATTGATCAATTTTTAGGACTGGATGGCAAAGAAATAAGCCATGATGATCCGGATGTCTTTATTGTAGTTGAAGAAATGCCTCAACTTATAGGAGGACTAAGTTCACTTCAAAGTAAAGTTATATATCCGACAATGGCTAAAAGAGCCGGTATAGAAGGGCGAGTAACCGTACAATTTATAGTTAATGAACAGGGAGAAGTGGAAAGTCCTGAGATCATCCGTGGGATAGGTGGTGGAGCCGATGAAGAAGCTTTACGAGTGGTAAAAGAAGCTAAATTCTCTCCTGGAATTCAAAGAGGACAGCCAGTTAAGGTGAAATATACATTACCAATTGTATTTCGATTATCTGATTCTGATTTTACTTCAAATAATGATATTGTAGCTGTATTGTTAAGTTATTCAGATAATGAAGTAAAGTTTAAAATTACAAACGCAACCTCTCAACCCCTTGCTGGAGCTACTGTTAGTGTTTCGGGTACAAATATAGGTTCAGCAGCTAATGAAAATGGGGTAGTTACTTTGACAAACTTACCACCTGGAAGAAATGAATTTGTCATTACCTATATTGGTTTAAATACCGCCAAAGTATATCATGAATTCAAAGAATAG
- a CDS encoding BlaI/MecI/CopY family transcriptional regulator: protein MKKSLTPLGETEMEILHHVWELGEATVADVQERILQERKVAYTTVMTIMKNLNDKGYLKYRKDGATYVYSAAKKPEEVQFNLIDKLIDKVFKGSPAALVQTLVKNENLSEEEVAEIKKLIDKLED from the coding sequence ATGAAGAAATCTTTGACTCCCCTTGGTGAAACTGAAATGGAAATCCTGCATCATGTATGGGAGCTTGGAGAAGCAACCGTTGCAGATGTCCAGGAACGTATCCTTCAGGAGAGGAAGGTTGCCTACACCACCGTAATGACTATCATGAAAAACCTGAATGACAAAGGGTATTTGAAGTACAGAAAAGATGGAGCAACCTATGTATATAGCGCCGCAAAAAAACCCGAAGAAGTTCAGTTTAATCTTATCGATAAACTAATAGATAAGGTATTTAAAGGATCCCCTGCTGCATTAGTTCAAACTCTTGTTAAGAACGAGAATCTTAGCGAAGAAGAAGTTGCTGAAATAAAAAAATTGATTGATAAGCTGGAGGACTGA